Proteins from a genomic interval of Yarrowia lipolytica chromosome 1E, complete sequence:
- a CDS encoding uncharacterized protein (Compare to YALI0E24497g, similar to Saccharomyces cerevisiae MET7 (YOR241W); ancestral locus Anc_8.669, similar to uniprot|Q08645 Saccharomyces cerevisiae YOR241w MET7 tetrahydrofolylpolyglutamate synthase), giving the protein MIRHLRKAHTMAKTYSDAVNALNTLQSNFATIDAIRKSGGKANNQAIPEMLEWARRCGYQPSDFNKLNIIHVTGTKGKGSTCAFVQGMLNQLKGAPSCDKISKIGLYTSPHLKSVRERICIDGAPISEEKFAKYFFELWDRLSGSQSDTSEFPTFGQDIKPVYFRYLTLLSFHVFLQEGVDTAIYEVGVGGEYDSTNIIEKPTVTGVSPLGIDHTFMLGNAIEEIAWNKGGIFKPGAKAFSVAQPESALKVLKERAAERNAPFEEVTTRPEIASGEIKLGLPAEFQKINASLAVALVGEHVRVLTEDKGVIPKGSTLPKEYITGLAESKWAGRCQTIQQGNIRWLLDGAHTKESVTVAGEWLQDVKKSSEKKAKTILFFNQQTRDANALLGTLHANLGDVKIDEALFSTNVTWASGTYSADLTSLNTSAEAVDKLEVQKELAKVWESLDGGKSTVFATIEEAVNTVKKEAEDGPVDVFVVGSLHLIGGVLTVIE; this is encoded by the coding sequence ATGATCCGCCATCTACGAAAAGCCCATACCATGGCCAAAACATACAGTGATGCGGTGAATGCGCTGAACACGCTGCAGTCGAACTTCGCCACGATCGACGCGATCCGCAAGAGTGGCGGCAAGGCCAACAACCAGGCGATTCCAGAGATGCTGGAGTGGGCTCGACGATGTGGATACCAGCCCTCGGACTTCAACAAACTCAACATTATCCACGTCACGGGcaccaagggcaagggcTCGACTTGTGCGTTTGTCCAAGGCATGctcaaccagctcaagggcGCTCCTTCGTGTGACAAAATCTCCAAGATCGGTCTCTACACCTCTCCGCATCTCAAGAGCGTCCGGGAACGTATCTGTATCGATGGAGCTCCAATTTccgaggagaagtttgCCAAATACTTCTTTGAGCTGTGGGACCGCCTTTCCGGCTCGCAATCTGATACAAGCGAGTTCCCCACCTTTGGACAGGACATCAAACCTGTCTACTTCCGATACCTGACTCTACTGTCCTTCCACGTCTTTTTGCAGGAGGGAGTAGATACTGCAATCTACGAGGTCGGAGTGGGAGGTGAATACGACTCTACTAACATTATTGAAAAGCCCACCGTCACCGGAGTGTCGCCTCTGGGCATTGACCATACGTTTATGCTGGGCAACGCCATTGAGGAGATTGCGTGGAACAAGGGCGGTATTTTCAAGCCGGGGGCCAAGGCCTTTTCTGTGGCTCAGCCCGAGTCGGCTCTCAAGGTGCTCAAAGAGCGAGCTGCCGAGAGAAACGCTCCTTTTGAAGAGGTGACTACTAGACCTGAGATTGCTTCTGGAGAAATCAAACTGGGTCTGCCTGCCGAGTTTCAGAAGATTAACGCCTCTCTGGCTGTCGCCCTTGTTGGCGAGCACGTCCGAGTGCTGACCGAGGACAAGGGAGTGATTCCCAAGGGCTCTACTCTCCCCAAAGAGTATATCACCGGTCTGGCCGAGTCCAAGTGGGCCGGACGATGCCAGACTATCCAGCAGGGCAACATCCGATGGCTTCTGGACGGTGCACACACCAAGGAGAGTGTCACTGTAGCCGGCGAATGGCTTCAGGATGTCAAGAAGAgctcggagaagaaggctaAGACTATCCTATTTTTCAACCAGCAGACCAGAGATGCCAATGCTCTGCTGGGAACTCTGCATGCCAACCTTGGAGACgtcaagattgacgagGCGTTGTTCTCTACAAATGTGACCTGGGCTTCGGGAACTTATTCTGCTGATTTGACCTCTCTCAACACCTCTGCCGAGGCCGtggacaagctggaggtgcagaaggagctggcgAAGGTTTGGGAAAGTCTTGACGGAGGAAAGAGCACTGTTTTCGCCACTATTGAGGAGGCAGTTAACACTGTtaagaaggaggccgaggatGGTCCCGTGGATGTCTTTGTTGTGGGTTCTCTTCATTTGATCGGAGGTGTTCTCACGGTTATCGAATAA
- a CDS encoding uncharacterized protein (Compare to YALI0E24563g, similar to Saccharomyces cerevisiae RAD53 (YPL153C); ancestral locus Anc_8.676, similar to uniprot|Q12152 Saccharomyces cerevisiae YPL150w) produces MADKARINNAKAQLSESYNALLDHFHATELKVIGNYNVVRLIGQGSFGKVYLATHKFTNTKVVLKSSAKSAPNLVREIHHHRQFKHPHITRLHEIIVTETVVWMVLEYCPGDELYTYLVENGRLSVDETRKIFAQLCGAVTYVHNTKNCVHRDLKLENILLDRHHNVKLCDFGFTRGYESRVMLETICGTSAYMAPEMLLGKKYSGEAVDVWSLGVILYALVCGEMPFDEEDEEDTKNRIMNAEPDYAKHQLPADMLALLKGMLCKNPHQRPKLAEVLNNGFLGLEGMRQAEMLAAKEPKLFSTKMEKHVLKRMKALNISIENLYESVSKMKCDSLAGFWAASLEKAYKKERRKQSRRRSRSAFSYSFDIARKRPSEENIGDSMQMTAPHSPSSPLSKVRHFDGLGIRNRLSGDFRRPSSEQVSTPRQSLDFRPPHRSTTTGEAMTSPPAPDSPRSPRDTATNTPDTSVTLERPHTVGESPRLQASPFDNRSVTSDGSSLKKKGNFGKSLKNVMLKMVFIGKKKPTTEGNTQSEPSQSSGTGRSLPSSLHSYSIKNKSNTSLEEGIAPTETVPDVPPLPQSAPGLTSLNSQDNIEPMTSFRRTTRRERPISQISSFSGISQISGISAISSAPSVSSSLERSGSGSRRIVMRRPYFGRRSTSSSFSSIQSHRKTHSKASSTSSTDEYLGDDTTDPGSPGPSETPTTSYGRHSTSNKKAHSKQHDYNETAQFNTYKPPSRRRKSATKVSSPNMALFPSRSRPTNSKRPDRKGSVIEEEVEDEYVEESFDGDDGDGLDFDTRGRSF; encoded by the coding sequence ATGGCAGACAAGGCCCGCATCAACAATGCCAAGGCTCAGCTGTCCGAGTCATACAACGCGCTGCTGGACCATTTCCACGCTACCGAGCTCAAGGTGATCGGCAACTACAATGTGGTTCGGCTCATTGGGCAGGGCTCGTTTGGCAAGGTGTATTTGGCGACGCACAAGTtcaccaacaccaaggtGGTACTCAAGTCGTCAGCCAAGAGCGCCCCCAACCTTGTGCGAGAGATTCACCATCACCGGCAGTTCAAACACCCTCATATCACTCGTCTCCACGAGATTATCGTCACGGAGACGGTGGTCTGGATGGTGCTCGAGTACTGTCCGGGAGACGAGCTGTACACCTATCTGGTGGAAAACGGACGACTGTCTGTCGACGAGACCCGCAAAATATTTGCACAACTGTGTGGAGCTGTCACCTACGTccacaacaccaaaaaTTGCGTCCATAGAGACCTCAAGCTCGAAAACATTCTGTTGGACAGACACCATAACGTCAAGCTGTGCGACTTTGGATTCACACGAGGATACGAGTCACGAGTCATGCTGGAAACTATTTGTGGCACTTCTGCCTACATGGCTCCTGAAATGCTGCTGGGCAAAAAGTACAGCGGAGAAGCTGTCGACGTGTGGTCTCTGGGAGTCATTCTGTACGCCCTGGTATGTGGCGAAATGCCGtttgacgaggaggacgaggaggacacGAAAAACCGCATCATGAACGCCGAACCGGACTATGCCAAACACCAATTGCCGGCAGATATGTTGGCTTTGCTTAAAGGAATGCTTTGCAAGAACCCTCATCAGCGACCCAAGCTCGCTGAGGTGCTGAACAACGGCTTTTTGGGTCTGGAGGGTATGCGGCAGGCTGAAATGCTGGCAGCTAAAGAACCCAAGCTGTTTTCAACCAAGATGGAAAAACATGTATTGAAACGCATGAAGGCGCTCAATATTAGCATTGAGAACCTCTACGAGTCCGTATCCAAGATGAAATGCGACTCTCTGGCCGGGTTCTGGGCTGCATCGTTGGAAAAAGCATACAAAAAGGAGCGACGCAAGCAGTCGcgaagaagatcaaggtCGGCCTTCTCATACTCGTTTGATATCGCTCGAAAGCGGCCGTCGGAAGAGAATATCGGAGACTCAATGCAAATGACCGCTCCTCAttccccttcttctcccttATCAAAAGTACGGCACTTCGACGGCCTAGGAATCAGAAACAGACTGTCTGGAGACTTTAGAAGACCGTCCAGTGAACAAGTGTCGACCCCCAGACAGTCCCTTGATTTCAGACCGCCCCATAGATCCACTACCACAGGTGAAGCCATgacttctcctcctgctcctgacTCTCCCAGATCACCGAGAGACACGGCCACCAACACTCCAGACACGTCTGTGACACTCGAGAGACCACATACGGTTGGCGAAAGTCCCCGATTGCAGGCCTCTCCGTTTGATAACCGCTCTGTGACATCTGACGGCTCTTCTCTCAAAAAGAAGGGCAACTTTGGCAAGTCTCTCAAGAATGTCATGCTCAAAATGGTCTTCATtggcaaaaagaaacccaCAACTGAGGGTAATACCCAGTCGGAGCCTAGTCAGTCTTCCGGCACTGGAAGATCCCTCCCCTCGTCTCTACACTCCTACAGCATCAAAAACAAGTCCAACACCTCCCTAGAGGAGGGCATCGCACCGACAGAAACCGTTCCAGACGTACCTCCACTACCACAAAGTGCACCTGGACTCACCTCTCTCAACAGCCAGGACAATATCGAGCCTATGACATCTTTCCGAAGAACTACCCGTCGAGAACGACCAATCTCGCAGATTTCTTCCTTCTCTGGTATCTCTCAAATCTCCGGCATCTCTGCCATTTCATCGGCGCCTTCCGTTTCGTCTTCTCTAGAACGATCTGGCTCGGGAAGCAGACGCATTGTCATGCGAAGACCTTACTTTGGCCGTCGCTCTacctcctcgtcgtttTCTTCGATCCAATCCCATCGAAAAACACATTCCAAGGCATCCTCCACGTCTTCTACAGACGAGTATTTGGGAGACGATACAACCGATCCCGGCTCTCCGGGGCCCTCAGAAacacccaccacctcttATGGACGTCACTCGACAAGCAACAAAAAGGCTCATTCGAAGCAGCACGATTATAACGAAACGGCGCAGTTTAACACATACAAGCCGCCCAGCCGGCGACGCAAGTCGGCCACCAAGGTGTCTTCACCCAACATGGCTCTGTTTCCCAGTCGGTCTCGTCCCACCAATTCTAAGCGTCCCGATAGAAAGGGTTCTGTGATTGAAGAGGAGGTCGAAGACGAGTatgtggaggagagctTTGACGGAGACGATGGTGATGGGCTGGACTTTGACACAAGGGGCAGGAGTTTCTAG
- a CDS encoding uncharacterized protein (Compare to YALI0E24541g, weakly similar to uniprot|Q8RXK5 Arabidopsis thaliana Hypothetical 73.4 kDa protein,ancestral locus Anc_8.667) yields MDLDTVTYTIACRSVAPKDVVFAALELCAQVAPGYIWYRDSFTLDISSPNTVSGSTTFGPALDDEWLVVYILYRLTLQLPVSVHVSDSDGDFLLIEAAHVIPSWIEPETAEGRLWIKNGQFELIPRSQFNGDSVPLPEATRYVNSGGKMDLNRATNDTILKRVERVPGTVKKNTHRALVCIPSKLAKLVYSHPELIIVAIDGLFQAQNHGGSGKTPMVDFVHFPLEDMVTVSVKFTRLVYAEAMQISFDLDASPEIVLGRKLTMAFERLFSVGDERWAVSELKNLPVKNIVEFSTDTDSGEWLEAMKDDLEMEEDEHQFDEDGMKDTIEEVMKRLNEFMGKEEDLFKDDDEKEEERHEVRTGKDVRDEDVINEDEFFEFFLKDALKLKDEELASYLAKDETRDELEEAGIVGDQSEEQMLQNLMQSLNSMGGLHGPAATMLGQLGITPDVVKANEGGVVRKSETPSATASTDGNATVGTVATKADNIDKMTDEQILSDPSVLDSSAAAIERTFAPPVDDDEDFDYENDGGHDDGQLHELHERMKRATGGRLTS; encoded by the coding sequence ATGGATCTTGACACCGTCACATACACCATTGCATGTCGATCTGTGGCTCCGAAGGACGTGGTATTCGCAGCTCTAGAGCTCTGTGCACAAGTAGCTCCGGGGTACATTTGGTACCGAGACTCGTTCACACTTGACATTTCGTCTCCAAACACAGTTTCTGGTTCCACGACCTTTGGGCCTGCCCTGGACGACGAATGGCTGGTGGTATACATTCTTTACCGTCTTACCTTACAGCTTCCCGTCAGTGTGCATGTGAGTGATTCTGATGGCGACTTTCTGTTGATTGAGGCGGCCCATGTGATTCCATCCTGGATAGAGCCTGAGACCGCCGAGGGGCGTCTGTGGATCAAAAACGGACAGTTTGAGCTCATTCCGCGGTCACAATTTAACGGCGACTCTGTCCCGTTGCCAGAGGCTACACGGTATGTGAATTCTGGAGGGAAAATGGATTTGAACAGAGCCACCAACGACACTATTTTGAAGCGTGTGGAGCGTGTTCCGGGAACTGTGAAGAAAAATACACATCGTGCATTAGTCTGCATCCCTTCAAAGCTGGCTAAACTGGTTTATTCACATCCTGAACTAATCATTGTGGCGATAGATGGTTTGTTTCAAGCTCAGAATCATGGCGGGTCTGGAAAGACGCCTATGGTCGATTTCGTACATTTTCCACTGGAGGATATGGTgactgtgtctgtcaaGTTTACGCGATTGGTATATGCTGAAGCCATGCAGATCTCGTTTGATCTGGATGCTTCTCCTGAGATTGTGCTGGGCCGCAAATTGACTATGGCGTTTGAGCGTCTGTTTTCTGTTGGAGACGAGCGGTGGGCTGTTTCTGAGCTCAAGAATCTCCCTGTGAAGAATATTGTGGAGTTCTCCACTGATACTGATTCTGGAGAGTGGTTGGAAGCTATGAAAGATGATCTAGAAatggaggaagacgagcaTCAGTTTGACGAAGATGGCATGAAGGACACGATAGAGGAGGTAATGAAGCGTCTCAACGAGTTCATGggcaaggaggaggatttGTTCAAAGATGACGAtgagaaggaagaagagagacaTGAGGTTCGTACCGGCAAGGATGTGAGGGACGAAGATGTGATCAATGAAGACGAATTCTTTGAATTTTTCCTCAAGGACGCGCTGAAACTGAAAGACGAGGAATTAGCGTCGTACTTGGCCAAGGATGAGACCAGAGATGAGCTTGAGGAGGCTGGAATTGTAGGAGATCAGtctgaggagcagatgcTGCAGAACCTCATGCAGTCGTTGAATTCCATGGGTGGTCTTCACGGACCTGCTGCGACTATGCTTGGGCAATTGGGTATCACTCCTGATGTGGTTAAAGCCAATGAGGGTGGTGTTGTAAGAAAAAGTGAGACTCCAAGTGCGACTGCGTCTACTGATGGCAATGCTACAGTCGGAACGGTGGCAACAAAGGCGGACAACATTGATAAAATGACAGACGAGCAGATTCTGAGCGATCCTTCTGTCCTTGAttcttcagcagcagccattGAGCGCACGTTTGCTCCCCCTgttgacgacgacgaggacttCGACTATGAGAACGACGGTGGTCATGACGACGGCCAGTTGCATGAGCTTCATGAGCGGATGAAGAGGGCTACGGGAGGTCGACTTACCAGCTGA
- a CDS encoding uncharacterized protein (Compare to YALI0E24585g, weakly similar to uniprot|Q6CFJ3 Yarrowia lipolytica YALI0B06490g) codes for MSMDTRKSDTKELSLVEIVDLVWTSTEEIGQDLKQKGERLSKHYAEQLEQALTTPVLAVPSTKEQCIEATRDLKHKYNKLVEELRPSRDSFQLSLNRHVALLKRVDQMSRQFSRKVRKQTEKDKFLGYQDRALDSLSFFFDRASRDDLDSETLQKCLQEMMEGQDEELREWYFMEELSRFGRHVTESLRPKPDVIIEDKVVSLSRRLELSPECISLVYSHCDLETCVSLRQVSSAWYKVFGQINHIWRSKMRERNPFIEPGDADMKSYADCVLVFVARLKWPTVSNLNDMEVSGEPAERNKVVGFELGLNEKLPSNFTGMMPFESGCTVACDHFFALAAWESQEFIRDLWDLSSRPKDEPYEVIGVGEHGTVVKYRDIEVTLPPSVRPEDIVPFTGHNTPVHLGTMIITVELLDGRMISIPRDDPHYEHGYIFNAPGARLFQIGNVHFARESPGLIHKKAVYRYRFADFESRKMIEYGAGRHVYPVAAYNGCIWWHLMAVPNSLVPTFVDLRTPEKIHFQPNRAICGVSAKLFEQSFRDRDTSQFVVSITDIGIQVVDLDRGVITEVTGPSDKPAARFFPGYWNGKFMARCMSEVVVQATTELVLQEHGVPEEEWRV; via the coding sequence ATGAGCATGGATACCCGTAAAAGTGATACAAAAGAGCTGAGTCTGGTCGAGATCGTGGACTTGGTGTGGACCTCTACCGAAGAAATTGGTCAGGATCTCAAACAGAAGGGTGAGCGACTTTCAAAACACTACGCCGAACAGCTGGAGCAAGCTCTGACCACTCCTGTTCTCGCTGTTCCATCTACAAAAGAACAATGCATAGAAGCTACTCGGGATCTGAAGCACAAATACAACAAACTCGTGGAAGAATTGCGgccgtcacgtgactcatTCCAACTGAGTCTCAATCGGCATGTGGCGCTGCTGAAACGGGTGGACCAAATGAGCCGACAGTTCTCGCGCAAAGTCAGGAAACAGACGGAGAAGGACAAGTTTTTGGGCTATCAGGATCGTGCACTAGATTCgctttcttttttctttgaCAGAGCTTCACGTGACGATTTGGATTCGGAGACACTACAGAAGTGTCTtcaggagatgatggagggACAGGATGAAGAGCTCAGGGAGTGGTACTTTATGGAAGAGTTGAGTCGGTTTGGGAGACACGTGACAGAGAGCTTGAGGCCTAAGCCAGATGTAATCATTGAAGACAAAGTGGTGTCTTTGTCTCGACGTTTGGAACTCTCTCCAGAATGCATATCTCTTGTATACTCTCACTGTGACCTTGAAACGTGCGTCTCATTGCGTCAGGTCAGTTCCGCATGGTACAAGGTGTTTGGGCAAATTAACCACATCTGGCGGTCTAAGATGCGCGAGCGGAACCCATTTATTGAGCCAGGAGACGCCGATATGAAAAGCTATGCCGACTGCgtgttggtgtttgtggctcGACTCAAATGGCCCACCGTAAGCAATCTGAACGACATGGAGGTTTCTGGAGAGCCAGCAGAGCGAAATAAAGTGGTTGGATTCGAGCTGGGACTCAATGAGAAACTTCCCAGTAACTTTACAGGTATGATGCCGTTCGAGTCTGGGTGTACAGTTGCCTGTGATCATTTCTTTGCTCTGGCAGCATGGGAGTCTCAGGAGTTCATTCGAGATTTATGGGACCTTAGCTCGCGTCCAAAGGATGAACCATACGAGGTGattggagttggagagcaTGGAACTGTTGTCAAATATAGAGACATTGAAGTGACGCTTCCCCCGTCGGTTCGCCCAGAAGATATAGTTCCGTTCACAGGGCACAATACGCCTGTGCATCTTGGTACTATGATCATTACAGTGGAGTTGCTAGACGGGAGGATGATTTCTATTCCACGAGATGATCCGCATTACGAACACGGATATATTTTCAACGCGCCTGGAGCTCGTCTTTTTCAGATTGGAAACGTGCATTTCGCGAGAGAGTCTCCTGGTTTGATCCACAAGAAGGCAgtgtacaggtacaggtTTGCGGACTTTGAGAGTCGGAAAATGATTGAGTATGGAGCAGGAAGACATGTATATCCCGTCGCAGCCTACAATGGTTGCATCTGGTGGCATCTGATGGCTGTTCCTAACTCTTTGGTGCCCACATTCGTGGATCTCAGGACTCCCGAAAAAATCCACTTTCAGCCAAATAGAGCCATCTGTGGAGTGTCTGCGAAGCTTTTTGAACAGAGCTTTAGAGATAGAGACACGAGCCAGTTTGTTGTTTCTATAACGGACATTGGTATTCAGGTGGTGGATCTCGATAGAGGAGTGATCACGGAGGTGACTGGGCCCAGTGACAAACCTGCTGCTCGTTTCTTTCCAGGCTATTGGAACGGCAAATTCATGGCAAGGTGTATGAGCGAGGTCGTAGTCCAGGCAACGACGGAGCTGGTGCTTCAGGAGCACGGCGTTccagaggaggagtggaggGTGTAA
- a CDS encoding uncharacterized protein (Compare to YALI0E24519g, similar to Saccharomyces cerevisiae ATG5 (YPL149W); ancestral locus Anc_8.666, similar to uniprot|O74971 Schizosaccharomyces pombe Apoptosis specific protein homolog APG5/YPL149w homologue involved in autophagy and nutrient starvation), with the protein MGDKRGLVLDETATYGTVDRLTGWFRNVCIQLPEGTLLVLCCCAVEQRIGVTTFSIGLSYDLLTGLDPSNPDTVQSPWILTLQVDQKEEYPKGLLLRIPTKQTLKDYWIHQLKEACVSRDGNANRVMSLSNANSQKMWDSLVSHDFKTFWSIMTTILPREKDSGAIRSLPIKVYLPMSNQCIAAIVKPETDDGKLTTIGQSLHSHLPTFFPSETKPVVARAVVHGVEVPLNAVLANLYYMAMYPDGFLHISLVMIN; encoded by the exons ATGGGAGATAAACGTGGTTTGGTGCTGGATGAAACAGCGACATATGGTACGGTAGATAGACTGACGGGCTGGTTTCGAAATGTCTGTATTCAATTACCAGAGGGTACGTTACTCGTGCTCTGTTGTTGCGCTGTTGAGCAGCGGATTGGGGTCACCACCTTCTCTA TAGGTCTCTCCTACGATCTCCTCACTGGCCTAGACCCCTCCAACCCTGACACAGTCCAATCGCCGTGGATCCTCACTCTACAAGTGGATCAGAAAGAAGAGTATCCGAAAGGCTTGCTGCTTCGAATCCCCACTAAGCAAACGCTCAAGGACTACTGGAtccaccagctcaaggaggcaTGTGTGTCACGGGACGGAAACGCCAACCGGGTCATGAGCCTGTCTAACGCCAACTCACAGAAGATGTGGGACTCACTCGTATCCCATGACTTTAAGACATTCTGGTCCATCATGACGACCATTCTGCCTCGCGAAAAGGACTCTGGGGCTATCAGAAGTCTCCCCATCAAGGTCTACTTGCCCATGAGTAACCAGTGCATTGCCGCTATTGTCAAGCCCGAAACCGACGACGGGAAGCTGACGACTATCGGCCAATCTTTGCATTCCCATCTGCCGACCTTCTTCCCCTCGGAAACCAAGCCTGTGGTAGCCCGAGCTGTGGTTCATGGTGTGGAGGTTCCGCTGAATGCCGTACTTGCTAACCTCTATTACATGGCGATGTATCCGGACGGCTTTCTGCACATTTCTCTTGTGATGATCAATTAG
- a CDS encoding 60S ribosomal protein eL31 (Compare to YALI0E24475g, similar to Saccharomyces cerevisiae RPL31A (YDL075W) and RPL31B (YLR406C); ancestral locus Anc_4.270, highly similar to uniprot|P04649 Saccharomyces cerevisiae YLR406c 60S large subunit ribosomal protein L31B (L34B) (YL28)), with translation MAKASINDVVTREYTIHLHKRVFGVQFKKRAPRAVKEIKKFAKLHMGTEDVRLDPALNKELWKRGIKGVPHRMRLRISRKRNDEENAKEKLFSYVQAVNVPSAKGLETTVVEVDEE, from the exons ATGGCCAAGGCTTCTATCAACGACGTTGTTACCCGAGAGTACACCATCCACCTTCACAAGCGA GTCTTCGGTGTCCAGTTCAAGAAGCGAGCTCCCCGAGCCGtgaaggagatcaagaagtTCGCCAAGCTCCACATGGGTACTGAGGATGTCCGACTCGACCCCgctctcaacaaggagctgtgGAAGCGAGGAATCAAGGGTGTTCCCCACCGAATGCGACTCCGAATCTCTCGAAAGCGaaacgacgaggagaacgccaaggagaagctctTCTCTTACGTCCAGGCCGTCAACGTTCCTTCCGCCAAGGGTCTCGAGACCACTGTCGTTGAGGTTGACGAGGAGTAA